The genomic region TCGGCGTCCTCAACCTGCTGCGCGACCTCAAGGAGCGCCTGCACCTCGCGATCCTCTACATCACCCACGACATCGCGTCCGCCCGCTACTTCGCCGACACCACCCTGGTGATGTACGCCGGACGCATCGTCGAGGGCGGCGACAGCGAGCAGGTCACCCAGCACCCCGCGCACCCCTACACCCAGCTGCTGATCGCCTCGGCGCCCGACCCCGACCGGGTGGCGGACGAGGAGGCGCAGGAGGAGACCGGGAGCGGTGAGCCGCCCTCCCTGATCACCCCGCCGGACGGCTGCCGCTTCCACCCCCGCTGCCCGAAGGCCATGGAGCGCTGCCGCACCGAACTGCCGCCCCGCTTCGACCTCGCGGACGGCCAGTGGGCCGCCTGCTGGCTGTACGACGGCACCACCGCCGAGGGAGCAGCGAAGTGAAGTACATCCTCCAGCGGATCGCCTTCTACGCGGTCACCGCCTGGGCCGCCATCACCATCAACTTCCTGATCCCGCGCATGATGCCGGGCGACCCCGTCGACGCCCTGATGAGCCGCTACCAGGGACAGCTCGACACCACCGCCATCGCCTCCCTGAAGGCCCTGTTCGGCCTCGACGAGAACCAGTCCATCTGGTCCCAGTACACCGACTACTGGTCCCACCTGATCGACGGCGACCTCGGACTGTCCTTCACCTTCTTCCCGACCCCGGTCGGCGAGGTGATCTCCCAGTCGCTGCCCTGGACGCTCGCCCTGGTCGGCATCACCACCCTCATCAGCTTCCTGCTCGGCACCGGCATCGGCGTCTACAGCGGCTGGCGGCGCGGCTCCTGGCTGGACGGGCTGCTGCCCGTGACCACCTTCATCTCTGCCATCCCGTACTTCTGGCTCGGTCTCATCGCCATCGCCGTGTTCGCGGTGAAGTGGCAGATCTTCCCGGCCGCCGGAGGCTACGACAACTCCCTGGTCCCGGCCTTCGACTGGCCGTTCGTCTCCAGCGCGCTCTACCACGGGGTGCTGCCCGGCGTGACGATCGTGCTCAGCGCCATCGCCGGCTGGATCCTCGGCATGCGCAACATGATGGTGACCGTCTCCTCCGAGGACTACGTCATGGTGGCGCAGGCCAAGGGGCTGTCCGAGCGGCGCGTGATGTTCTCCTACGCCGCGCGCAACGCCGTCCTGCCCAACATCTCCGGATTCGCCCTCTCGCTGGGCTTCATCGTCGGCGGCACCCTGCTCGTCGAGATGGTCTTCTCCTACCCGGGCATCGGCTACCAGCTGTTCCAGGCCGTCGGAGCCAAGGACTACCCGCTGATGCAGGGCGTCTTCCTGATCATCACGCTCTCCGTCCTCGCCGCGAACCTGCTGGCCGACATGGCCTACGCCCTCCTCGACCCGCGCACCCGTAAGGAGGCATGACGACCGTGTCCGTCACCGCCACCGACGTCGCCGTACTGGACGACCCTCCCACCCCCGCCGCGGCCGGCCGGGCCAGATTCCGCTTCCTTCGCGGCGGGAAGACCCGCGCCGGGCTGCTGATCCTCGCCTTCTTCGTGATCCTCGCGGTGGCGGGCCCCTGGCTCGCCCCGTACGACCCGGACGCGATGAGCGACCAGCTGCTGCAACCGCCCTCCGCCGACCACTGGTTCGGTACGACGCAGACCGGGCAGGACGTCCTCTCCCAGATCCTGGTCGGCACCCGCGGCGTGCTGCTCGTCGGATTCCTCGCCGGCATCCTGGCGACCGTGCTGTCCGTGCTCATCGGGGTCAGCGCGGGATTCCTCGGCGGAGCCGCCGACGAGATCCTCTCGATGCTCTCCAACATCTTCCTCGTCATCCCGGGCCTGCCGCTGATCATCATCATCGCGAGCTTCGTCGAGGACACCGGGGACCTGCTGATCGCCGCCGTCATCGCCCTGACCTCATGGGCCTGGGGAGCGCGCGTCCTGCGCGCCCAGACCCTGTCGCTCCGGCGCCGTGACTACGTGGAGGCCGCCCGCGCCACCGGCGAGTCCACCTGGCGGATCATCCTCTTCGAGGTCATGCCGAACCTCACCGCCGTCATCGCCTCCGGTTTCGTCGGCACCGTCATCTTCGCGGTCCTCTCGGAGATCACCCTCGCCTTCATCGGCGTCGCCGACATCTCCCACTGGAACTGGGGCACCGTGCTCTTCTGGGCCCAGTCCAACCAGGCCCTGGCCCAGGGCGCCTGGTGGTGGTTCGTGCCCGCCGGACTCTGCATCGCCCTGCTGGGCACCGCCCTCTCGCTCATCAACTTCGGCATCGACGAGTTCGTCAATCCGCGCCTGCGCACCGCCACGGGCTCCTCCAGGAAGGTCCGGATGCGGGTCGGCTTCACCCCCGTGGCCCGCGCCACCGCGCCCGAGGCGACCGCGCCCGGCTTCACCCCGGTGGCCCGCGCCGCCGCACCCGAGTCGCCCGGAACGCCCAGCAAGGAGCACAGCGCATGACCGCCGAGCCGATCCTCACCATCAGCGGCCTGAACGTCGACTACGGCACCGGCGCGAACGGCGTCCGCGCCCTGCGGGACATCGACCTCACCCTGCACCGCGGCGAAGTCCTCGGCCTGGCGGGCGAGTCCGGCTCGGGCAAGTCCACCCTCGCCTACGCCGTCACCCGGCTGCTCTCCCCGCCCGGGGTGATCACCGGCGGCGACGTCCACTACCACCGGCCCGGCGGCGGCGAGCCCGTCGACATCCTCTCGCTCACCCCCGACGAGCTGCGCGCCTTCCGCTGGCAGGAGCTGTCGATCGTGTTCCAGGGGGCGATGAACTCGCTGAACCCGGTGCACACCGTCCACAGCCAGCTCACCGACGTACTCACCGCACACCGCCCGGACATGCGGGCCGCCGAGCGGACCGCCCGGGCCGAGGAGCTGCTGGGCCTCGTCGGCATCTCCGCCGACCGGCTCGCCGCCTATCCGCACCAGCTCTCCGGCGGCATGCGCCAGCGCGTGATGATCGCGATGGCGCTCGCGCTGGAACCCGAGATCGTCATCATGGACGAGCCCACCACCGCGCTCGACGTGGTGATGCAGCGGCAGATCCTGCGCAAGCTGGTGGAGCTGCGGGAGCGCCTCTCCTTCTCCGTCGTGTTCATCACCCACGACATCTCGCTGCTGATCGAGTTCTCCGACCGCATCGCGATCATGTACGGCGGCCGGATCGTGGAGCAGGCCGGCGCGGCCGACATCTACCGCGACCCCCGCCACCCCTACAGCGACGGCCTGCTCCACTCCTTCCCCGCGCTGCACGGCCCCCGCCGTGAGCTCACCGGCATCCCCGGATCGCCCCCGCACCTCTCCGCGATGCCCACCGGCTGCGCCTTCCACCCCCGCTGCGGCAAGGCCTTCGAGCCGTGTGCCGAGCGGGTCCCGGTGCTCGCCCCGCCGGACGCCGGCCAGGACCGCGAGGTCGCCTGCTGGCTGCACCACTGACCGACCGCACCGACGCTCACCACCCCACAGCAGAACCGGAGTTCGGAGACCCATGAATCTCGTCACGCCCCGCAGCAGCCTGCAGCCCGCCGCCGTCCAGGGACTCCCTGCCGACTTCCGCTGGGGCGTGGCCACCTCCTCGTACCAGATCGAGGGCGCGGCGGCCGAGGACGGCCGCACCCCGTCCATCTGGGACACCTTCTGCCGTGTGCCGGGCGCCGTGCACAACGCGGAGCACGGCGACGTGGCCTGCGACCACTACCACCGGATGCCCGAGGACGTCGAGCTGATCGCGGGCCTGGGCGTCGACACCTACCGCTTCTCGCTGGCCTGGCCGCGCATCCAGCCGGGCGGGCGGGGCCCCGCCAACGCCAAGGGCCTCGACTTCTACAAGCGGCTGGTCGACGAGCTCCGGGGCCGGGACATCACCCCCTGGATCACCCTCTACCACTGGGACCTGCCCCAGGAGCTGGAGGACGCCGGCGGCTGGCCGGCCCGCGACACCGCCCTGCGCTTCGCGGAGTACGCCATGCTCGCGTACGACGCCCTCGGCGACCGGGTCGAGCACTGGACGACCCTGAACGAGCCGTGGTGCTCGGCGATGCTCGGATACGCCTACGGGGCCCACGCCCCCGGCCGCACCGACATGGGCGACGCGGTGAGCGCCGTCCACCATCTGCTCCTGGGTCACGGACTCGCCGCCCGGCAGATGCGCGAGGCGGCGGGAAGCAGCCCGCTGGAGCTCGGCATCACCCTCAACCTCGGCACCGCCACCCCGGAGACCGACAGCGAGGCCGACCGGGAGGCCTGCCGCCGAGCCGACGGCATGGGCACCCGGCTCTACCTCGACCCGATCGTCCACGGCCGCTACCCGCGGGACGTCGTCGACGACCTCGCGGCCCAGGGGATCGAACTGCCCGTCCAGGACGGCGACCTGGCCGCCATCGCGACCCCCCTCGACATCCTCGGCGTCAACTTCTACCGCGGGGCCCTGTTCTCCGGAGTGACCGAGGAGGGTTCGCCGACCGACGCCGACGGCCTCCCCGTCGTCCGCGGGGTGGAGCGCGACCTGCCCCGCACCGCCATGGACTGGGAGATCACCCCCACCGAACTCACCGACCTGCTGCTGCGGCTCCAGCGCGACTACGCGCTGCCGACCGTCATCACGGAGAACGGGGCGGCCTTCGACGACACCGTCGCCGCCGACGGCTCCGTGCCCGACACCGACCGCACCGCCTATCTCGCCGACCACATCGCGGCCGTGTCCGAGGCCCGCCGGCAGGGCGCCGACGTCCGGGGCTACTTCGCCTGGTCGCTGATGGACAACTTCGAGTGGGCCTACGGCTACGACAAGCGGTTCGGCATCGTCCGCGTCGACTACGACACGCAGCTGCGGACGCTCAAGGACAGCGCCAAGTGGTACCGCGACACGATCCGCCTCACCCGGAACGCCCGCACCGACCGACCCGTATAGGAGCGCCCCCACATGCCTTCTCGTACGACGTTACTCGTCACCACCGCCGTCGCCCTCGCCGCGCTCGCCACCCCCATGGCCCTCGCGGCACCCGCCCCCGACCCCGCCACTCGGGCCGCCGCCGCGGCCTGGGACACGGACAGAGCCGCGTCCGCCTACGCCGCGAACCCCGGCGCGGTCACGGCGTCCGGCAGCGAGAACGGTGCCTCGGGCCCCGGAGCCGTCGCCGACGGCAACGCCGGCACCCGCTGGTCCAGCGACTTCGCCGACGACGCCTGGATACGCATCGACCTCGGCTCCACCATCCGCATCAACCAGGTCAAGCTGGAGTGGGAGGCCGCCTACGGCAAGAGGTACGTCCTCGAAGTCTCCAAGGACGGCACGAACTGGACGGACTTCTACACCGAGACGGAAGGCACCGGCGGCACCGTCACCGCCCACACCTACCCGCAGGAGGTCACCGGCCGCTACGTCCGGATGCGCGGCGTGGAGCGAGGCACCGCCTGGGGCTACTCCCTCTTCTCCTTCCAGGTGTACGGCGGTGAGCCGGCCCCCGCGTCCACGACCCGCGCCAACCTCGCCCTGAACCACCCCGCCTTCGGCAACCTCTACCAGCACGCCGGGAACTCGCCCGCGTACATCACCGACGGCGGGTGGCCCGCCGATCTCAAGGCCGACCGCTCGCGCTGGTCCTCCGACTGGAACGCCGACCGCTGGGTCGGCGTCGATCTCGGCGCCACCTCCACCATCAGCAGCCTCGACCTGTACTGGGAGGCGGCCTACGCCGTCGACTACGAGATCCAGGTCTCCGACGACAACAGGAACTGGCGCACGGTCCACCGCCCGTCCGCCGCCGAGGTGGCCGCCAGACGCGCCGACGTGAAGTCCCCGGGCGACGCCGTCGGACGCCACGACACGATCACCCTGGCCACCCCCGCCACCGCCCGCTACGTCCGCATGCTCGGCAAGGAGCGCCGCTCCTTCTTCAACCCGGCCCCCTCAACCGCCCAGTTCGGCTACTCGCTCTACGAGTTCCAGGTCTGGGGCACCGGCGGCAGCGCCGCCGCGGCGTACCCGGCCCTGCCCGAGAACCCCGGCGGTGCGTACACCACGAAGTTCTTCGACGACTTCACCGGGTCGGGCCTCGACCGGTCCAAGTGGCGGGTGGTGCGCACCGGCACGGAGATGGGGCCGGTCAACGGAGAGTCGCAGGCGTACGTCGACTCACCGGCCAACATCCGCACGGAGAACGGCTCCCTGGTCCTGGAGTCGAAGTACTGCAAGGGCTGCACCTCCACGCCCAACGGCACCTTCGACTTCACCTCCGGACGTGTCGACACCAACACCAAGTTCGACTTCACCTACGGCAAGGTCAGCGCCCGTATGAAGCTGCCCGTCGGGGACGGATTCTGGCCGGCCTTCTGGATGCTGGGCAGCGACGTCGACGACCCGGCGGTCTCCTGGCCCGGCTCCGGCGAGACCGACATCATGGAGAACATCGGCTACGGCGACTGGACCAGCTCCGCCCTGCACGGCCCCGGGTACTCCGCCGACGGCAACATCGGCAAGCAGCAGACCTACCCGGCCGGCGGCCGGGCCGACCAGTGGCACACCTACGGCGTCGAGTGGACGCCCGAGGGCATGACCTTCACTGTCGACGACCGCGTCGTCCAGCAGACCTCCCGCCAGAAGCTGGAGTCCACCCGCGGCAAGTGGGTCTTCGACCACAACCAGTACGTGATCCTCAACCTCGCTCTCGGCGGTGCCTACCCGGCCGGCTGGAACAAGGTCACCCAGCCCTACTGGGGCCTCCCGCAGTCCAGCGTCGACCGGGTCGCGCAGGGCGGCGTCAAGGCGGAGATCGACTGGGTGCGGGTCGAACAGAAGTAGCCGCACCTACGACACACGGAAGAGAGCCGCACATGCCCCGTCCACCGCACACCCGCGCCCGCCACCGGGCGAGACCGGCCACGGCCGCGCTCGCCGCGGCCACCGTCCTCGCGTCACTGCTCGCCGGGGCCGTCCCCAGCGCGGCGGCCGACGCCGAGGATCCCGCGCCCGTCCTCGTCGACCGCTTCGAGGGCGAGGTCCCGCTCGGCAACCCGCCCGCCGACTCCCTCTTCACCTGGGGCGGCGACAACGACGACCACCCCGCCCTCGCGTTCGAGGAACGCGCCGACGCCCCCGAGGGCGCCAAGGTCCTCCAGGGCACCTACGACATCAGCGCCTACGGCGGACTCAGCCACGAGTTCGCCGTGGACCAGCCCCCGAAGGACTGGACCGCCCACAAGGGCATCCGCTTCTGGTGGTACGGCCAGAACACCGCGCCCCTGCCGCCCGGTTCGGGCAAGCGGATCAACTTCGAGATCAAGGACGGCGGAGCCAACGGCGGCGCCTCCGAGCTGTGGACCACCTCCTTCACCGACGACTGGGAGGGCTGGCACCAGGTCGAGATCCCCTTCGCGGACTTCGTCTACCGGGCCGACTACCAGCCCGTCGGCGGCATCGACCAGGTCCTCGGCCTGAACGAGATGTGGGGCTACGCCCTCACCCTCCCGACCGGCGCCCCCGGCTCCTTCGCGATGGACGCCGTCGAGCTGTACGGAAAGGCCGACCCGGCCCTGAAGTCGAGCGTCGTCGTCGACTCCGCCGTGCATCCGGTCAAGGAGGGTGCGACCGCGGACATCGAGATCTCCGTCGCCACGACCGGCTCCCTGCCCACCGAGGAGCCCGTCACGGTCGCGTACACGACCAAGGGCGGCAGTGCCGGCGCCGGCAAGGACTACACACCGGTCACCGGCACCCACACCTTCCCGGCGGGCACCGCCTCCGGCACCACGCACACCGTCTCCGTGGCCACCGCCAAGGACAAGGGCGCCGAGTCCGCGGAGACGATCCCGCTCGAACTGACCGTCACCGGGGCCAAGGCGCCCAAGGAGAACCCCCAGGTCGTCATCGACGCCCACGGGCTGCCGTACCAGAACGCGAAGCTCCCGGTGAAGAAGCGCGTCGCCGACCTGCTGTCGCGGATGTCCCCGGCCGAGAAGGCCGGCCAGATGACCCAGGCCGAGCGCAACGCGCTGAGGTCGCAGGGCGACATCGCCACGTACGACCTCGGGTCCCTGCTCTCCGGCGGCGGCTCCGTGCCCACCCCGAACACGCCCGAGGCCTGGGCGAGGATGACCGACGCCTACCAGCTGCGTGCGCAGGCCACCCGCTTCCAGATCCCGCTGATCTACGGCGTGGACGCGGTGCACGGCCACAACAACGTGATCGGCTCGACGATCATGCCGCACAACATCGGCATCGGCGCGGGCCGCGATCCGAAGCTCGCGGAGAGGACCGGCGCCGTCACGGCGAACGAGGTCCGCGCCACCGGCATCCCGTGGGACTTCGCCCCCTGCGTCTGCGTCACCCGCGACGAGCGCTGGGGCCGTTCCTACGAGGCGTACGGTGAGGACCCGGCGCTGGTCGAGGCCATGGAGACGGTCATCACCGGCATGCAGGGCAGCCCGTCGGGGAAGGACCTCGACCGCAACGACAAGGTGCTGGCCAGCGCCAAGCACTTCGTCGGCGACGGGGGCACGGAGTTCGGCTCCTCGACCACCGGGTCGTACACCATCGACCAGGGCGTCACGAAGGTCACGCGCCAGGAGCTCGAAGCCGTCCACCTCGCGCCGTTCGCCGAGTCCGTGAAGCGGGGCGTCGGCACGGTCATGCCGTCGTACTCCTCGCTCGACGTCCTCGGAGACGAAGCGGGCCCCGTGAAGATGCACGCCAACGCGGAGATGATCAACGGCGTGCTCAAGGACCGGATGGGCTTCGAGGGCTTCGTCATCAGCGACTGGCAGGCCATCGACCAGATCCCGGGCGACTACGCGAGCGACGTGCGCACCTCGGTCAACGCGGGCCTGGACATGATCATGGTCCCGACGGCGTACCAGGACTTCACGGAGACACTCCAGGACGAGGTCACCGCCGGCCGGATCGGCCAGGCCAGGATCGACGACGCGGTGTCCCGGATCCTCACCCAGAAGTTCCGCCTCGGACTCTTCGAGAAGCCGTACGCCGACACGTCGAACCTGGACGACGTCGGCTCGGCGCAGCACCGTGCGGTCGCCCGCGAGGCGGCCGCCAAGTCCCAGGTGCTGCTGAAGAACGACGGCGCCGTGCTGCCGCTCAAGGCGTCGCAGAAGGTCTACGTCGCCGGGTCCAACGCCGACGACCTCGGCAACCAGGCCGGCGGCTGGACCATCAGCTGGCAGGGCGCCTCCGGTGCCACCACGCCGGGCACGACGATCCTGAAGGGCATCGAGAAGAACACCTCCTCGGCCACCTTCTCCCAGGACGCCTCCGCCCCGACCGAGGGATACGACGTCGGAGTCGTGGTGGTCGGCGAGAAGCCGTACGCCGAAGGCATCGGGGACGTCGGCAACGGCCACGACCTGGAGCTCGGCGACGCCGACAAGAAGGCCGTCGACACCGTCTGCGCCGCCATGAAGTGCGCGGTCCTCGTCGTCTCGGGCCGCCCCCAGCTCATCGGCGACCGGCTCGGCGGCATCGACGCCCTGGTCGCCTCGTGGCTGCCGGGCACCGAGGGCGACGGGGTCGCCGACGTCCTCTACGGCAAGCGGGCCTTCACCGGGCAGCTCCCGGTGACCTGGCCGAAGTCCGAGTCGCAGCTGCCGGTCAACGTCGGCGACGCGGCGTACGACCCGCAGTTCCCGTACGGCTGGGGACTGACCACCCTGAGGACGGCCCCGACGGGCGGAGAGGCCACCCTCACCGGCCTCGCCGTCGCCGCCGGACTCGCCGAGCGGGCGGGCCTCGGGAAGACCGCGGCGGGCAAGGAGATCGTGGACCGGGCGAGACTCCTGGTGCAGCGGAAGACGGGCGGGAAGCTGACCGCGGCGGTGTCCAAGCCGTTCGCCGAGGCCGACCACCTGCTGCTCACCGGCGACCTCACCGGGGCGGTGTCGAAGCTGCGCGCGGCGTACCGCGCCGTGTGACGACACAAAGCCGTGCAACGACACAAAGCCGTGTAACAGCATAAAAGGGACCCGGGCGGGCGACGCATTTGTCGCCCGTTCGGGTTACTTTCGGAGTATGCGGAAAAGGCTGTTCGCTCCCTTGTGGGCCTGCCTGCTGCTGATGGTCTCGGCGGTCGTGCTGGCGATGATCCCCGCTGCCCAGGCCGCCGCCCCCTCGACCATCGACGATGTGGCCACCGCTCTGCGCGAGGACCCCGTCTACGTCGACCCGGCGGCGACCGGCCAGCTCTCGGCGTCCCAGGAGGCCGCCCTGGAGAAGAAGATCGAGGACGCCGACAAGCCGGTCTTCGTGGCCGTGCTGCCCGCGACGTCCGAGTACCCGCCCGAGAACCTCCTGCGGAACCTGCGCACCGACACCGGAGTCACCGGTGTCTACGCGGTCCGCCTCGGCGACGGCTTCGACGCGGGCGCCGACCCGCAGGTGATGCCGACCCGGGCCGTCGAGAACCTCACCACCGCCGTGAAGGCACCCGGCACGGACACCGACGCCGCGACCCAGCTCAACGCCTTCGTCGACCGTGCCGTCGACGAGGCCCGGGGCAGCGCCCCGGCCTCCTGGTCCGGCGGCGGCGCGGACGACGGCGCGGAGAGCGGCGCCCCGGTGGCCGGTCTGATCGTCCTCGGCGGTGTGGTCCTGGTGGGCGGGGGCACCGCTTTCGCGGTGGTCCGCCGCAACAGGAAGCGCAAGGAGGAGGAGGAGCGGGCCGCCCTGGAGAAGCTCCGGGTCGTCGTGGACGAGGACATCACGGCGTACGGCGAGGCCCTGGACCGGCTGGACTTCCATCCCGCCGAGAAGGGCGCGAACGACGCGATGCGCATCGACTACGAGCGCGCGCTCGACTCCTACGAGGACGCCAAGTCCCGCATGGGCAACGCGAACCACCCCTCCGACGTACGAGGGGTGACCCAGGCCCTGGAGGACGGCCGTTTCTCGCTCGCCGTCCTGGAGGCACGCCGCAAGGGCCGGACGCTCCCCGCGCGCCGCCCGCCCTGCTTCTTC from Streptomyces sp. QL37 harbors:
- a CDS encoding ABC transporter permease; its protein translation is MKYILQRIAFYAVTAWAAITINFLIPRMMPGDPVDALMSRYQGQLDTTAIASLKALFGLDENQSIWSQYTDYWSHLIDGDLGLSFTFFPTPVGEVISQSLPWTLALVGITTLISFLLGTGIGVYSGWRRGSWLDGLLPVTTFISAIPYFWLGLIAIAVFAVKWQIFPAAGGYDNSLVPAFDWPFVSSALYHGVLPGVTIVLSAIAGWILGMRNMMVTVSSEDYVMVAQAKGLSERRVMFSYAARNAVLPNISGFALSLGFIVGGTLLVEMVFSYPGIGYQLFQAVGAKDYPLMQGVFLIITLSVLAANLLADMAYALLDPRTRKEA
- a CDS encoding ABC transporter permease, which codes for MSVTATDVAVLDDPPTPAAAGRARFRFLRGGKTRAGLLILAFFVILAVAGPWLAPYDPDAMSDQLLQPPSADHWFGTTQTGQDVLSQILVGTRGVLLVGFLAGILATVLSVLIGVSAGFLGGAADEILSMLSNIFLVIPGLPLIIIIASFVEDTGDLLIAAVIALTSWAWGARVLRAQTLSLRRRDYVEAARATGESTWRIILFEVMPNLTAVIASGFVGTVIFAVLSEITLAFIGVADISHWNWGTVLFWAQSNQALAQGAWWWFVPAGLCIALLGTALSLINFGIDEFVNPRLRTATGSSRKVRMRVGFTPVARATAPEATAPGFTPVARAAAPESPGTPSKEHSA
- a CDS encoding ABC transporter ATP-binding protein — protein: MTAEPILTISGLNVDYGTGANGVRALRDIDLTLHRGEVLGLAGESGSGKSTLAYAVTRLLSPPGVITGGDVHYHRPGGGEPVDILSLTPDELRAFRWQELSIVFQGAMNSLNPVHTVHSQLTDVLTAHRPDMRAAERTARAEELLGLVGISADRLAAYPHQLSGGMRQRVMIAMALALEPEIVIMDEPTTALDVVMQRQILRKLVELRERLSFSVVFITHDISLLIEFSDRIAIMYGGRIVEQAGAADIYRDPRHPYSDGLLHSFPALHGPRRELTGIPGSPPHLSAMPTGCAFHPRCGKAFEPCAERVPVLAPPDAGQDREVACWLHH
- a CDS encoding GH1 family beta-glucosidase, whose protein sequence is MNLVTPRSSLQPAAVQGLPADFRWGVATSSYQIEGAAAEDGRTPSIWDTFCRVPGAVHNAEHGDVACDHYHRMPEDVELIAGLGVDTYRFSLAWPRIQPGGRGPANAKGLDFYKRLVDELRGRDITPWITLYHWDLPQELEDAGGWPARDTALRFAEYAMLAYDALGDRVEHWTTLNEPWCSAMLGYAYGAHAPGRTDMGDAVSAVHHLLLGHGLAARQMREAAGSSPLELGITLNLGTATPETDSEADREACRRADGMGTRLYLDPIVHGRYPRDVVDDLAAQGIELPVQDGDLAAIATPLDILGVNFYRGALFSGVTEEGSPTDADGLPVVRGVERDLPRTAMDWEITPTELTDLLLRLQRDYALPTVITENGAAFDDTVAADGSVPDTDRTAYLADHIAAVSEARRQGADVRGYFAWSLMDNFEWAYGYDKRFGIVRVDYDTQLRTLKDSAKWYRDTIRLTRNARTDRPV
- a CDS encoding discoidin domain-containing protein — encoded protein: MPSRTTLLVTTAVALAALATPMALAAPAPDPATRAAAAAWDTDRAASAYAANPGAVTASGSENGASGPGAVADGNAGTRWSSDFADDAWIRIDLGSTIRINQVKLEWEAAYGKRYVLEVSKDGTNWTDFYTETEGTGGTVTAHTYPQEVTGRYVRMRGVERGTAWGYSLFSFQVYGGEPAPASTTRANLALNHPAFGNLYQHAGNSPAYITDGGWPADLKADRSRWSSDWNADRWVGVDLGATSTISSLDLYWEAAYAVDYEIQVSDDNRNWRTVHRPSAAEVAARRADVKSPGDAVGRHDTITLATPATARYVRMLGKERRSFFNPAPSTAQFGYSLYEFQVWGTGGSAAAAYPALPENPGGAYTTKFFDDFTGSGLDRSKWRVVRTGTEMGPVNGESQAYVDSPANIRTENGSLVLESKYCKGCTSTPNGTFDFTSGRVDTNTKFDFTYGKVSARMKLPVGDGFWPAFWMLGSDVDDPAVSWPGSGETDIMENIGYGDWTSSALHGPGYSADGNIGKQQTYPAGGRADQWHTYGVEWTPEGMTFTVDDRVVQQTSRQKLESTRGKWVFDHNQYVILNLALGGAYPAGWNKVTQPYWGLPQSSVDRVAQGGVKAEIDWVRVEQK
- a CDS encoding glycoside hydrolase family 3 N-terminal domain-containing protein; translation: MPRPPHTRARHRARPATAALAAATVLASLLAGAVPSAAADAEDPAPVLVDRFEGEVPLGNPPADSLFTWGGDNDDHPALAFEERADAPEGAKVLQGTYDISAYGGLSHEFAVDQPPKDWTAHKGIRFWWYGQNTAPLPPGSGKRINFEIKDGGANGGASELWTTSFTDDWEGWHQVEIPFADFVYRADYQPVGGIDQVLGLNEMWGYALTLPTGAPGSFAMDAVELYGKADPALKSSVVVDSAVHPVKEGATADIEISVATTGSLPTEEPVTVAYTTKGGSAGAGKDYTPVTGTHTFPAGTASGTTHTVSVATAKDKGAESAETIPLELTVTGAKAPKENPQVVIDAHGLPYQNAKLPVKKRVADLLSRMSPAEKAGQMTQAERNALRSQGDIATYDLGSLLSGGGSVPTPNTPEAWARMTDAYQLRAQATRFQIPLIYGVDAVHGHNNVIGSTIMPHNIGIGAGRDPKLAERTGAVTANEVRATGIPWDFAPCVCVTRDERWGRSYEAYGEDPALVEAMETVITGMQGSPSGKDLDRNDKVLASAKHFVGDGGTEFGSSTTGSYTIDQGVTKVTRQELEAVHLAPFAESVKRGVGTVMPSYSSLDVLGDEAGPVKMHANAEMINGVLKDRMGFEGFVISDWQAIDQIPGDYASDVRTSVNAGLDMIMVPTAYQDFTETLQDEVTAGRIGQARIDDAVSRILTQKFRLGLFEKPYADTSNLDDVGSAQHRAVAREAAAKSQVLLKNDGAVLPLKASQKVYVAGSNADDLGNQAGGWTISWQGASGATTPGTTILKGIEKNTSSATFSQDASAPTEGYDVGVVVVGEKPYAEGIGDVGNGHDLELGDADKKAVDTVCAAMKCAVLVVSGRPQLIGDRLGGIDALVASWLPGTEGDGVADVLYGKRAFTGQLPVTWPKSESQLPVNVGDAAYDPQFPYGWGLTTLRTAPTGGEATLTGLAVAAGLAERAGLGKTAAGKEIVDRARLLVQRKTGGKLTAAVSKPFAEADHLLLTGDLTGAVSKLRAAYRAV